From Bacteroidota bacterium, the proteins below share one genomic window:
- a CDS encoding T9SS type A sorting domain-containing protein has protein sequence MDTRLINYFVKTFLLFCVAMCLFVTESRAQFSGGAGTADNPYQIASLDDLILLSESPEYWDYITYFIQTADIDASSTDTLNGGLGFKPIGTGYAVNEQSFSGFYNGNGHIIYNLYINRPYQDNVGLFGATSNGGHLDTIIIVRNLKLIGVQVVGNDHVGGLVGANAGRIINCFVSGSVTGNNVVGGITDFSRGVIDCRSEANIVGNNDVGGLVGIISTSLIGHTIINSSASGDVIGKNNVGGLAGGNMLALGMENLVCFSFATGNVTGEENIGGIVGQNKAELSECYATGDVSGVKNVGGLIGYNERKISNCYSMGRVVGSINIGGVIGYEMGIITTCYSTSEVTGDSNVGGFAGLAHIGITENSGFYNNANIDRSAATGLSLSEMQVDSNFQGFNFDTVWAIYPLINCGYPYLQALPPAATDTITSTTDNSRCGLGTLTLQASAQSGALNWYDTETHGTILNTGEYFVTPFLDSSALFWVELHHGICALPRQAVAATLFILDNHVEKVAETLFAKQDNVQYQWLDCNDNFNPISGAVMQFFIPAAAGSYAVEITQNACIDTSACVGFTGNVSISSKHHLFSVYPNPATTEITIEVLEQGGYSYEITGIAGNLITSGNLQADVNTIDISRMSAGMYLVHVLIDNNRITTYKFIKQTE, from the coding sequence ATGGACACCCGTTTAATTAACTACTTCGTGAAAACATTCTTGTTGTTTTGTGTCGCCATGTGCCTTTTTGTTACAGAATCAAGAGCACAGTTTTCAGGAGGAGCTGGTACGGCAGATAATCCGTATCAGATAGCCAGTTTAGACGATTTGATACTGTTGAGTGAAAGCCCCGAATATTGGGATTATATCACTTATTTCATTCAGACGGCTGATATTGACGCATCAAGCACCGATACACTGAATGGTGGTTTAGGGTTTAAGCCGATAGGTACAGGATATGCAGTAAATGAGCAAAGTTTTTCAGGTTTTTACAATGGAAACGGACACATTATCTACAATCTGTACATTAACAGACCTTACCAAGATAATGTCGGACTTTTCGGGGCTACTTCTAATGGAGGACATCTTGATACAATAATTATTGTTAGGAATCTTAAATTGATTGGTGTTCAAGTGGTTGGAAATGATCATGTAGGCGGATTGGTTGGAGCAAATGCTGGTAGAATTATTAACTGCTTTGTGTCTGGCAGTGTTACAGGTAACAATGTTGTTGGAGGAATAACAGATTTTTCAAGAGGAGTTATTGACTGCCGAAGTGAAGCCAACATTGTTGGGAACAATGATGTAGGAGGATTGGTGGGAATAATATCTACTTCATTAATTGGTCATACAATAATAAATTCATCTGCGTCTGGCGATGTTATAGGTAAAAATAATGTAGGAGGGCTTGCAGGAGGAAATATGTTAGCATTAGGAATGGAGAATCTCGTTTGTTTTTCTTTTGCAACTGGTAATGTTACGGGAGAAGAAAACATAGGAGGCATAGTGGGGCAAAACAAGGCAGAGTTGTCGGAATGTTATGCCACAGGTGATGTTTCAGGAGTAAAGAATGTGGGAGGGTTGATAGGATATAATGAACGTAAGATCAGCAACTGTTACAGTATGGGAAGAGTTGTTGGCAGTATAAATATTGGCGGAGTAATAGGGTATGAAATGGGAATCATTACTACTTGCTATAGCACCAGTGAGGTTACAGGAGATTCAAATGTCGGAGGTTTTGCGGGATTAGCCCATATAGGTATTACAGAAAACAGTGGTTTCTACAACAATGCTAATATAGATAGAAGTGCTGCAACAGGTTTGTCATTGTCAGAAATGCAGGTGGATTCCAATTTTCAGGGGTTTAATTTTGATACTGTATGGGCTATATACCCACTCATTAATTGCGGCTATCCTTACTTGCAGGCACTTCCCCCTGCTGCAACTGACACTATTACTTCAACAACTGACAATTCTCGGTGCGGACTGGGAACTTTAACCTTACAGGCTTCTGCACAAAGCGGAGCGCTAAATTGGTATGACACGGAAACACATGGCACTATACTAAACACAGGAGAATACTTTGTAACCCCTTTCTTGGATTCCTCTGCTTTGTTTTGGGTGGAGTTGCATCATGGCATTTGTGCATTGCCAAGACAGGCGGTTGCAGCAACGCTTTTTATACTCGACAACCATGTTGAAAAGGTAGCCGAAACTTTGTTTGCCAAACAGGACAATGTTCAATATCAATGGCTTGACTGCAATGACAATTTCAACCCCATTTCGGGGGCGGTAATGCAATTCTTTATCCCTGCTGCTGCGGGCAGCTATGCCGTAGAAATAACCCAAAACGCCTGTATTGACACAAGTGCTTGTGTGGGATTTACAGGCAATGTTAGTATAAGCAGCAAACATCATCTTTTTTCCGTTTACCCTAACCCCGCCACCACAGAGATAACCATTGAAGTTTTGGAGCAAGGCGGCTACTCTTATGAGATAACAGGAATTGCAGGAAACCTCATCACATCGGGCAACCTGCAAGCAGACGTAAACACCATAGACATCAGCCGCATGAGCGCAGGCATGTACCTTGTTCATGTGCTGATTGACAATAACAGAATAACAACATACAAGTTTATCAAACAAACAGAATAA
- a CDS encoding helix-turn-helix domain-containing protein, whose amino-acid sequence MQQLREEEFIIKLGLRIKEIRKAQKLAQTQLAFEAGLTRSQIVRIETGKINTSVSQLYTISKALDVDIKCFFEFD is encoded by the coding sequence GTGCAACAATTAAGAGAAGAGGAGTTTATTATTAAATTGGGTTTAAGGATAAAAGAAATCCGAAAAGCCCAGAAGTTGGCACAGACCCAGTTGGCTTTTGAAGCAGGACTTACAAGAAGCCAAATAGTAAGAATTGAAACGGGTAAGATAAATACGAGTGTTTCACAACTATATACCATATCTAAAGCACTTGATGTTGACATAAAATGTTTTTTTGAGTTTGATTGA
- a CDS encoding T9SS type A sorting domain-containing protein: MTASIKSPLIEFQDTGVYSVRYIASNGSRSDTLTKEVTMLPKIYKNFLGNDTGWCESVGASIPLKAPAGMFCYQWNTGETGDEITTDTAGIYIAKITTPNFCVLYDTINIVIDSIPDKPVITISQDTLKTNAIGNIRYQWYKDEFMTGSNQPYLVYSDSGIYKVEIITSGGCLGISDTVQIRGTRARTLQPNAFVKIFPNPIDNYFYIEVLAKENLKAEIVDITGKKVFDTELSNGLNKIEAGNIENGIYFLKIRFEDESTGIYKLIKTN; the protein is encoded by the coding sequence ATGACAGCAAGCATTAAAAGTCCTTTGATTGAGTTTCAGGACACAGGAGTTTACTCTGTCCGCTACATTGCTTCCAACGGAAGCAGAAGCGATACCCTCACCAAAGAAGTAACAATGCTACCCAAGATTTACAAAAACTTTCTCGGTAATGACACAGGTTGGTGCGAGAGCGTAGGCGCAAGCATACCCCTGAAAGCACCCGCAGGAATGTTTTGCTACCAATGGAACACAGGGGAAACAGGCGATGAAATAACAACTGACACAGCAGGGATTTATATCGCCAAAATCACAACTCCCAACTTCTGCGTTCTCTATGACACCATAAATATAGTTATAGACAGTATTCCCGACAAGCCTGTAATCACTATAAGTCAAGATACATTAAAAACCAATGCAATAGGAAATATCAGATACCAATGGTACAAAGATGAGTTTATGACAGGCTCAAACCAACCTTACTTGGTTTATAGCGACAGCGGAATATACAAGGTTGAAATCATTACATCAGGCGGCTGTTTAGGCATATCAGATACAGTTCAGATAAGAGGCACAAGAGCAAGAACCTTACAGCCCAATGCTTTTGTAAAAATATTCCCTAATCCCATAGACAACTATTTCTACATTGAAGTTTTAGCAAAAGAAAATCTCAAAGCAGAAATCGTTGATATAACAGGAAAAAAAGTATTTGATACAGAACTTTCAAACGGACTAAACAAAATAGAAGCAGGTAATATAGAGAACGGCATCTATTTTCTCAAAATCAGATTTGAAGATGAAAGTACAGGAATTTACAAACTAATTAAGACAAACTAA
- a CDS encoding helix-turn-helix domain-containing protein, which yields MAGNKVNKVQSDRRIVAMAAKIKKLRIDKGYSNYEHFAIDHDLPTVQYWRIESAKTNPTIQSILKILDIHKISLKEFFEDIE from the coding sequence TTGGCGGGAAATAAAGTTAATAAGGTACAATCTGATAGGCGCATAGTTGCTATGGCTGCCAAAATCAAGAAGTTGAGGATTGATAAAGGGTACTCTAATTATGAACATTTTGCCATAGACCATGATTTGCCAACAGTACAGTATTGGAGAATAGAGAGTGCTAAAACCAACCCCACAATACAGAGTATTCTTAAAATCCTTGATATTCACAAAATCAGCCTTAAAGAGTTTTTTGAGGATATTGAGTAG
- a CDS encoding T9SS type A sorting domain-containing protein — protein sequence MRTSISYMMEYNIFAPTKPMKKHYLISAIILLFAGVGAHAQPYETNPDYKRANIWYFGDSAGIDFSSGSPVSLTNSKMYALEASGTIADTNGNLLFYTNGQTVWNKNHEIMEGGNGLEGSQDASQNGLILNHPDNDSLYYIFLTPYSYDYMNGLKYCVVNIKANNGNGKVSEKNILLHPNSSEKVSAVYHANGRDIWIIGHEWGNNNFYLYLLTSNGFNQCPVINSVGIQYKKSSIFTDGIFVNQGFIKFSPNSKYMAHVFTPTDPLNIFSELYRFDKTNGHLELFTTIPNDRYLWGAEFSDNSENLFICRRDSPVLVYNIPTNQYRMIDSLILPSATQLQLSNDGNIYFGLADSTFIGIINGNDFNNIHINKKAVNLSKGTMQYGLPNIFVGYLTHGQPRIIYEDKCSNQTFDFGLSYLAANVTKWIFTHPNNEFERTEDNPTVTFPDTGLWTVKCVLLSNDTLSTTLFAEAQIPHNFLGNDTGWCEELGASLTLQAPSGMHCYEWNTGETASQISADTTGIYIAKITTPNFCIFYDTIAVSIDTTPPKPVIYQNHDTLKTDVSAKGYQWYKDNNPTGENNNFLKITDTGIYRLTITSNAGCVAQSDTLNVFRVGVKGVERLDFKVYPNPFTDELIIELKEDKKPEIIIFNSLGQEILKTTLTNTIERIHTAKWKQGVYFMEVTQQNGIKQIIKLIKTE from the coding sequence ATGAGAACAAGTATATCATATATGATGGAATATAATATCTTTGCTCCGACAAAGCCAATGAAAAAGCATTACCTCATATCAGCAATCATTTTGCTTTTTGCAGGGGTGGGCGCACACGCCCAACCCTACGAAACCAACCCCGACTACAAACGGGCTAATATTTGGTATTTTGGCGACAGCGCGGGGATAGATTTTAGTTCAGGCTCGCCTGTTTCCTTAACAAACAGCAAGATGTATGCTTTAGAAGCATCAGGCACTATTGCAGATACCAATGGCAATTTACTATTCTATACAAACGGACAAACTGTTTGGAATAAGAACCACGAGATTATGGAAGGGGGAAATGGATTAGAGGGAAGCCAAGATGCCTCGCAGAACGGCTTAATTCTTAACCACCCCGACAATGATTCTTTGTATTACATCTTTCTTACACCTTATTCCTATGATTATATGAATGGGCTGAAATATTGCGTTGTCAATATAAAAGCCAACAACGGAAACGGAAAGGTTAGTGAAAAGAATATTCTGCTGCACCCTAATTCATCTGAAAAAGTCAGTGCGGTTTATCACGCCAACGGCAGGGATATTTGGATAATAGGGCATGAATGGGGAAACAATAACTTTTACTTATACCTACTCACAAGTAATGGATTTAATCAATGCCCTGTCATCAACTCTGTTGGAATTCAATATAAAAAAAGCAGTATATTTACTGATGGAATATTTGTAAATCAAGGATTTATAAAGTTTTCTCCAAACTCTAAGTATATGGCTCATGTATTTACCCCAACAGACCCCTTAAATATCTTCAGCGAACTTTACAGGTTTGATAAAACAAATGGTCATTTGGAATTGTTTACAACAATTCCAAATGACCGTTATCTTTGGGGTGCAGAGTTTTCAGACAACAGCGAGAATTTGTTTATTTGCCGAAGAGATAGTCCAGTATTGGTATATAATATTCCAACTAATCAATACAGAATGATTGATAGCTTAATCTTGCCGTCTGCTACACAATTACAATTATCCAATGACGGAAATATTTACTTTGGATTGGCAGACTCAACTTTTATTGGAATAATAAACGGCAACGATTTTAATAATATTCACATAAATAAGAAGGCTGTAAACTTATCAAAAGGGACAATGCAATATGGTCTCCCTAACATCTTTGTAGGCTATCTAACCCATGGACAGCCAAGAATTATATATGAGGATAAGTGCAGCAATCAAACCTTTGATTTCGGGTTATCTTATTTGGCGGCTAATGTAACTAAATGGATATTTACGCACCCGAACAACGAGTTTGAGCGTACAGAAGACAACCCAACTGTTACTTTTCCCGATACAGGACTTTGGACAGTAAAATGCGTCCTGCTTTCCAATGATACACTTTCAACCACTTTGTTTGCAGAAGCCCAAATACCCCACAACTTCTTAGGCAATGACACAGGTTGGTGTGAGGAGTTGGGCGCAAGCCTCACACTGCAAGCCCCAAGCGGTATGCACTGCTATGAATGGAACACAGGCGAAACCGCCTCTCAAATCTCTGCTGACACAACAGGGATTTACATAGCAAAAATCACAACTCCCAATTTCTGTATCTTTTATGACACAATAGCAGTTTCAATAGATACTACTCCCCCAAAGCCTGTAATCTATCAAAACCACGACACCCTCAAAACAGATGTTTCAGCCAAAGGCTATCAATGGTATAAAGACAACAACCCCACAGGCGAAAACAACAATTTCCTGAAAATAACAGACACAGGAATTTACCGCCTGACCATAACAAGCAATGCAGGGTGTGTAGCTCAATCCGATACGCTTAATGTATTCAGGGTGGGAGTGAAAGGGGTAGAAAGATTAGATTTTAAGGTTTATCCCAATCCGTTTACTGATGAACTGATTATTGAGCTAAAAGAAGATAAGAAGCCTGAAATAATCATATTCAATTCGCTTGGGCAGGAAATACTAAAAACCACCCTAACAAACACAATAGAAAGAATACATACAGCCAAATGGAAACAAGGAGTTTACTTCATGGAAGTAACCCAACAAAACGGAATTAAACAAATAATAAAACTAATAAAAACCGAATAA